A genomic region of Antennarius striatus isolate MH-2024 chromosome 4, ASM4005453v1, whole genome shotgun sequence contains the following coding sequences:
- the LOC137594585 gene encoding cilia- and flagella-associated protein 263-like isoform X3, whose protein sequence is MEDGLTVTEETFKEAAQEQKELFYNQVEELKRSNAALRAENDMFERFIGRIVAPAGGGGLGAAGAFEQEAVLTLEQKLFVAQKEVTETKQDQEKLKQTYEQIQDNYKISMKVAEIRLAEIKKAKSEFERRLLKPISYGGLKMKESEKVLQFIGDKSKFTHLEKLNMKNQELKAHEKKLQQQLLQKKETGKAEYEEFFQEHSEQRVEKNLDELQVNNLKIQRVLSSHKVCLRHQEKLETVTLESAQLSHDINNRKLMLEKMEKEIQYAEMERLKAEALNQHLRRQMRDYQAPNITDYMHIKDKHKKLQQRIHTWERKIAVAQMVWKMHDKAGKQQITVTPAYSAEAGVRPARHPVPVKLPYIREHST, encoded by the exons ATGGAGGATGGGCTAACAGTGACGGAAGAAACATTCAAGGAGGCCGCACAAGAGCAAAAAGAACTATTCTATAACCAAGTCGAAGAGCTTAA ACGCTCCAATGCAGCTCTACGGGCAGAGAATGACATGTTTGAGCGCTTCATTGGTCGCATCGTGGCccctgcaggaggaggtggtCTGGGGGCAGCAGGAGCCTTCGAGCAGGAGGCTGTG CTGACCTTGGAACAAAAACTCTTCGTGGCACAGAAAGAAGTAACAGAGACAAAACAAGACCAAGAAAAACTCAAGCAAACATATGAGCAAATTCAGGACAACTACAAG ATTTCAATGAAAGTGGCAGAAATACGTCTTGCTGAAATAAAGAAGGCAAAAAGTGAGTTTGAACGCAGGCTCCTCAAACCAATAAGTTATGGCGGGTTGAAAATGAAGGAGTCTGAGAAGGTGCTCCAGTTCATTGGAGACAAGTCAAAG TTCACCCATTTGGAGAAACTTAATATGAAGAACCAGGAACTGAAGGCCCATGAGAagaagctccagcagcagcttctacagaagaaagaaacaggaaaGGCTGAGTACGAG GAATTTTTCCAGGAGCACAGTGAGCAGAGGGTTGAAAAAAACTTGGACGAACTTCAAGTGAACAATCTGAAAATACAACGTGTCCTCAGTTCACACAAG GTCTGTTTGCGTCaccaggagaagctggagactGTAACATTGGAGTCCGCGCAGTTGAGCCATGACATCAACAACAGGAAGCTGATGCTGGAAAAAATGGAGAAGGAAATACAGTATGCTGAGATG GAGCGATTGAAGGCAGAAGCTCTAAACCAACACCTGCGCCGCCAGATGAGGGATTATCAGGCTCCAAACATTACTGATTACATGCATATCAAGGACAAGCACAagaagctgcagcagaggaTTCACACTTGGGAGAGGAAAATTGCAGTTGCTCAG ATGGTTTGGAAGATGCATGATAAAGCCGGGAAACAGCAAATCACTGTTACTCCTGCATACAGTGCTGAGGCCGGAGTTAGACCTGCAAGACACCCAGTCCCAGTAAAGCTCCCCTACATAAGAGAACACAGCACATAA
- the LOC137594585 gene encoding cilia- and flagella-associated protein 263-like isoform X4: protein MFERFIGRIVAPAGGGGLGAAGAFEQEAVGHETMWISRSNISNLLHQLTLEQKLFVAQKEVTETKQDQEKLKQTYEQIQDNYKISMKVAEIRLAEIKKAKSEFERRLLKPISYGGLKMKESEKVLQFIGDKSKFTHLEKLNMKNQELKAHEKKLQQQLLQKKETGKAEYEEFFQEHSEQRVEKNLDELQVNNLKIQRVLSSHKVCLRHQEKLETVTLESAQLSHDINNRKLMLEKMEKEIQYAEMERLKAEALNQHLRRQMRDYQAPNITDYMHIKDKHKKLQQRIHTWERKIAVAQMVWKMHDKAGKQQITVTPAYSAEAGVRPARHPVPVKLPYIREHST from the exons ATGTTTGAGCGCTTCATTGGTCGCATCGTGGCccctgcaggaggaggtggtCTGGGGGCAGCAGGAGCCTTCGAGCAGGAGGCTGTG GGTCATGAAACAATGTGGATATCTCGGTCCAACATATCAAACCTCCTTCACCAGCTGACCTTGGAACAAAAACTCTTCGTGGCACAGAAAGAAGTAACAGAGACAAAACAAGACCAAGAAAAACTCAAGCAAACATATGAGCAAATTCAGGACAACTACAAG ATTTCAATGAAAGTGGCAGAAATACGTCTTGCTGAAATAAAGAAGGCAAAAAGTGAGTTTGAACGCAGGCTCCTCAAACCAATAAGTTATGGCGGGTTGAAAATGAAGGAGTCTGAGAAGGTGCTCCAGTTCATTGGAGACAAGTCAAAG TTCACCCATTTGGAGAAACTTAATATGAAGAACCAGGAACTGAAGGCCCATGAGAagaagctccagcagcagcttctacagaagaaagaaacaggaaaGGCTGAGTACGAG GAATTTTTCCAGGAGCACAGTGAGCAGAGGGTTGAAAAAAACTTGGACGAACTTCAAGTGAACAATCTGAAAATACAACGTGTCCTCAGTTCACACAAG GTCTGTTTGCGTCaccaggagaagctggagactGTAACATTGGAGTCCGCGCAGTTGAGCCATGACATCAACAACAGGAAGCTGATGCTGGAAAAAATGGAGAAGGAAATACAGTATGCTGAGATG GAGCGATTGAAGGCAGAAGCTCTAAACCAACACCTGCGCCGCCAGATGAGGGATTATCAGGCTCCAAACATTACTGATTACATGCATATCAAGGACAAGCACAagaagctgcagcagaggaTTCACACTTGGGAGAGGAAAATTGCAGTTGCTCAG ATGGTTTGGAAGATGCATGATAAAGCCGGGAAACAGCAAATCACTGTTACTCCTGCATACAGTGCTGAGGCCGGAGTTAGACCTGCAAGACACCCAGTCCCAGTAAAGCTCCCCTACATAAGAGAACACAGCACATAA
- the LOC137594585 gene encoding cilia- and flagella-associated protein 263-like isoform X1, whose translation MEDGLTVTEETFKEAAQEQKELFYNQVEELKRSNAALRAENDMFERFIGRIVAPAGGGGLGAAGAFEQEAVGHETMWISRSNISNLLHQLTLEQKLFVAQKEVTETKQDQEKLKQTYEQIQDNYKISMKVAEIRLAEIKKAKSEFERRLLKPISYGGLKMKESEKVLQFIGDKSKFTHLEKLNMKNQELKAHEKKLQQQLLQKKETGKAEYEEFFQEHSEQRVEKNLDELQVNNLKIQRVLSSHKVCLRHQEKLETVTLESAQLSHDINNRKLMLEKMEKEIQYAEMERLKAEALNQHLRRQMRDYQAPNITDYMHIKDKHKKLQQRIHTWERKIAVAQMVWKMHDKAGKQQITVTPAYSAEAGVRPARHPVPVKLPYIREHST comes from the exons ATGGAGGATGGGCTAACAGTGACGGAAGAAACATTCAAGGAGGCCGCACAAGAGCAAAAAGAACTATTCTATAACCAAGTCGAAGAGCTTAA ACGCTCCAATGCAGCTCTACGGGCAGAGAATGACATGTTTGAGCGCTTCATTGGTCGCATCGTGGCccctgcaggaggaggtggtCTGGGGGCAGCAGGAGCCTTCGAGCAGGAGGCTGTG GGTCATGAAACAATGTGGATATCTCGGTCCAACATATCAAACCTCCTTCACCAGCTGACCTTGGAACAAAAACTCTTCGTGGCACAGAAAGAAGTAACAGAGACAAAACAAGACCAAGAAAAACTCAAGCAAACATATGAGCAAATTCAGGACAACTACAAG ATTTCAATGAAAGTGGCAGAAATACGTCTTGCTGAAATAAAGAAGGCAAAAAGTGAGTTTGAACGCAGGCTCCTCAAACCAATAAGTTATGGCGGGTTGAAAATGAAGGAGTCTGAGAAGGTGCTCCAGTTCATTGGAGACAAGTCAAAG TTCACCCATTTGGAGAAACTTAATATGAAGAACCAGGAACTGAAGGCCCATGAGAagaagctccagcagcagcttctacagaagaaagaaacaggaaaGGCTGAGTACGAG GAATTTTTCCAGGAGCACAGTGAGCAGAGGGTTGAAAAAAACTTGGACGAACTTCAAGTGAACAATCTGAAAATACAACGTGTCCTCAGTTCACACAAG GTCTGTTTGCGTCaccaggagaagctggagactGTAACATTGGAGTCCGCGCAGTTGAGCCATGACATCAACAACAGGAAGCTGATGCTGGAAAAAATGGAGAAGGAAATACAGTATGCTGAGATG GAGCGATTGAAGGCAGAAGCTCTAAACCAACACCTGCGCCGCCAGATGAGGGATTATCAGGCTCCAAACATTACTGATTACATGCATATCAAGGACAAGCACAagaagctgcagcagaggaTTCACACTTGGGAGAGGAAAATTGCAGTTGCTCAG ATGGTTTGGAAGATGCATGATAAAGCCGGGAAACAGCAAATCACTGTTACTCCTGCATACAGTGCTGAGGCCGGAGTTAGACCTGCAAGACACCCAGTCCCAGTAAAGCTCCCCTACATAAGAGAACACAGCACATAA
- the LOC137594585 gene encoding cilia- and flagella-associated protein 263-like isoform X2, giving the protein MEDGLTVTEETFKEAAQEQKELFYNQVEELKRSNAALRAENDMFERFIGRIVAPAGGGGLGAAGAFEQEAVGHETMWISRSNISNLLHQLTLEQKLFVAQKEVTETKQDQEKLKQTYEQIQDNYKISMKVAEIRLAEIKKAKSEFERRLLKPISYGGLKMKESEKVLQFIGDKSKFTHLEKLNMKNQELKAHEKKLQQQLLQKKETGKAEYEEFFQEHSEQRVEKNLDELQVNNLKIQRVLSSHKEKLETVTLESAQLSHDINNRKLMLEKMEKEIQYAEMERLKAEALNQHLRRQMRDYQAPNITDYMHIKDKHKKLQQRIHTWERKIAVAQMVWKMHDKAGKQQITVTPAYSAEAGVRPARHPVPVKLPYIREHST; this is encoded by the exons ATGGAGGATGGGCTAACAGTGACGGAAGAAACATTCAAGGAGGCCGCACAAGAGCAAAAAGAACTATTCTATAACCAAGTCGAAGAGCTTAA ACGCTCCAATGCAGCTCTACGGGCAGAGAATGACATGTTTGAGCGCTTCATTGGTCGCATCGTGGCccctgcaggaggaggtggtCTGGGGGCAGCAGGAGCCTTCGAGCAGGAGGCTGTG GGTCATGAAACAATGTGGATATCTCGGTCCAACATATCAAACCTCCTTCACCAGCTGACCTTGGAACAAAAACTCTTCGTGGCACAGAAAGAAGTAACAGAGACAAAACAAGACCAAGAAAAACTCAAGCAAACATATGAGCAAATTCAGGACAACTACAAG ATTTCAATGAAAGTGGCAGAAATACGTCTTGCTGAAATAAAGAAGGCAAAAAGTGAGTTTGAACGCAGGCTCCTCAAACCAATAAGTTATGGCGGGTTGAAAATGAAGGAGTCTGAGAAGGTGCTCCAGTTCATTGGAGACAAGTCAAAG TTCACCCATTTGGAGAAACTTAATATGAAGAACCAGGAACTGAAGGCCCATGAGAagaagctccagcagcagcttctacagaagaaagaaacaggaaaGGCTGAGTACGAG GAATTTTTCCAGGAGCACAGTGAGCAGAGGGTTGAAAAAAACTTGGACGAACTTCAAGTGAACAATCTGAAAATACAACGTGTCCTCAGTTCACACAAG gagaagctggagactGTAACATTGGAGTCCGCGCAGTTGAGCCATGACATCAACAACAGGAAGCTGATGCTGGAAAAAATGGAGAAGGAAATACAGTATGCTGAGATG GAGCGATTGAAGGCAGAAGCTCTAAACCAACACCTGCGCCGCCAGATGAGGGATTATCAGGCTCCAAACATTACTGATTACATGCATATCAAGGACAAGCACAagaagctgcagcagaggaTTCACACTTGGGAGAGGAAAATTGCAGTTGCTCAG ATGGTTTGGAAGATGCATGATAAAGCCGGGAAACAGCAAATCACTGTTACTCCTGCATACAGTGCTGAGGCCGGAGTTAGACCTGCAAGACACCCAGTCCCAGTAAAGCTCCCCTACATAAGAGAACACAGCACATAA